The DNA region TCACCAAAATCAGGCTTTCTATTCCTGTAAATCTTGTATCTAAAGCTAGGCAACATCATTTGTCACTATTGAGAATCTTTTTTGCTCCTACTGGTAACTCTTAAAATTAAAAACCAGGTTAGCTAAAAAGTCTACAAGTGCATTGCCTTCCCTTAGGATGTGAGCAAAAGGAACTTTTCCCTTGTTCCTCCAATATCTGATCTTGCTTACTTCCAAATTAATTTTCCATGGATCATCCCATTCACCTTGCATAATTTTCACCATAGATAGGGAATTTGGTTCAATCACCATAGGAAACAATTGTTTCTTTATGCAGTACTCAATTCCATCTTGTATAGCCACATCTTCTTCTGAAATATTTGTTGTATCATATATCCGTCTTGCACCTGCAAACACCAGATTTCCCAACTCATCCCTGATGCAGAAGGCAGCTGAACTCAAGCCTAAATTTCCCTTTGAGGCACCATCAGTATTGCACTTAAACCATCCAGAAGAAGGACATTAGCATTGCACCATCTTGTATCCCACTCTTGGCCTATCATCCTCTAAGAATTTCACCAAATAAGGCCAGTGGTATGGGATATCTCTCAGCCAAGGGTATAATGTTTGCACATACTGATGTAGATTATAATTGATCCCATAACCCCCCTTTATTTTACTCATGCTGCCTCCATGCAATATGGAGTTTCTTCTCTTCCATATCTGCCAACATATGAATGCTGGAGCATCCTGTAGATTGGCTTAAGCTTTGAATTACTTTGCATATCCCACCATTTCACCACTATTTGATGTATCTGAATTCTTGGATCTATCATTCCCACTGCACAAttgtagttgtcacgacccgactaagggccataacgggtacccggagctgactaccaagcACCTTTCCttaggctaatcatcatacttAACCTGAACATATACAATCTCCCAAGCAGCCCATATCTAAATGCATAAGACCTCTCGGCTACAAAAATATGATATACAAAAGTGCATGGGATCATCATGAGACATAATttacccatacatacgtatctatgagcctctactagagtactagacataaggacgggacaggaccccgtcgtgcccaaaatatagacacaaaagaatgtagtcataagtagcacctccagagtaatggagtgcttctgtgaATCTGCGGATAAGCACCTATGGATCAACATCATCTCCcagtctacttgtgggcatgaacactgcTTCCAAAAAGAATGGACGTCAGTAccagcattgtactgagtatgtaagacatgaatagtaaagCATAATAATGAAACCATAAAACATGAGCTGAAGATAtgacctgcttaacctttaaacggaaacacatgtatgcatatcatatataccatCATCATCGGGTTAACCATCTTAACGCCGCCCACAAGTGGTGTTATGTCCGGCtctctaggcatggtgtaatcataagcagcccgcattagcgatgacatgtccggccatataggcacggtggaatcgtatgcagcccccCTTcacagtgacatgtccggccatctaggtacggtggaatcatatcatcatatacatctcataaagcatgcataagaacttaaGATAACTATATCTCTATTGGgctgacgtaaggtcgagaacccccgattccattatagagtaatcatattcatcatacctcaccttgaaagaacta from Lycium barbarum isolate Lr01 chromosome 10, ASM1917538v2, whole genome shotgun sequence includes:
- the LOC132613035 gene encoding uncharacterized protein LOC132613035, producing the protein MVDTMFQIDTSIEEVSYFMHADGCDTQKFIDKLPAVISNAGIGIRDPAVSSFDMEVKEHQYEDPQLSRYTDTFHENEKSPFEVSIDGCNTDGASKGNLGLSSAAFCIRDELGNLVFAGARRIYDTTNISEEDVAIQDGIEYCIKKQLFPMVIEPNSLSMVKIMQGEWDDPWKINLEVSKIRYWRNKGKVPFAHILREGNALVDFLANLVFNFKSYQ